The window TGCATGCACCAGCTCTTATTGCTTTAGCTTGTGGATTAATAGTTGGTATATTATCACAAAGAACTAGACTTTGTATGGTAGGTGGTATAAGAGATTTAATATTATTTAAAGATACATATTTAATATCTGGATTTATAGCTATACTTGTATTTACTTTAATAGGAAATCTTTCTTTAGGATACTTTAACATGGGATTTGAAGCTCAACCTGTTGCTCATTCAGATGGACTTTGGAACTTCTTAGGAATGGTTTTATGTGGATGGTCTAGTGTGCTACTTGGTGGATGCCCTATGAGACAATTAATCTTATCTGGTGAAGGTAATACAGATTCAGTAATTACAGTTATCGGAATGTTTGTAGGTGCTGCTATTTGTCATAATTTTGCTTTAGCTGCAAGCCCTAAAGGTCCATCTCCTAATGGTAAAATAGCTGTTATAGCTTGTCTTTTAGTTGTTGGTTTGATATCTTACTTAAATTCTGATATGGCTAATTTAAAATCTAAAGGTAAAGGAGTTGCTTAAGAATGATTAAAGTAGATGTAAGAGGTATGTCTTGTCCTCAACCAGTTCTTATAACAAAGAATGCTGTAAATTCTAATCCAAAAGAAATTGAAATTATTGCAGATGATAATACTGCTGTAAACAATATATCTAGATTCTTAAAAATTTCAGGATATAAATATGAAGTAAATGAAATCAAAGAAGACTACATTATAAATGCTAAAAAATAGAGTGAGGTAATATAATGAATGAATATATAGCAATATTTTTTACCCATTCAGGAGCTATTAAATTCGATAGATTCTGTAAGAAAAATAATATTAAGAGCGAACTAATGCCTGTTCCAAGAAAGCTAAGTTCTAATTGCGGAATCTGTTCTAAGTTTTGTTATGATGATAGTATAGATACTTTAATTTCTGATGAAATAGAAAAAATATATGAATGCCATGAAAAAGAATATGTTTTACGTTATGAAGAATAATTATTTAAACAAAATGCCGCTTATTAATAAGCGGCATTTAATTTATCTTTACTATATTAAACCTTAAATTTATCTGATAGTTGTTTCAATTGATTCGTCTGCATATTTAATCTAGAGATATTTTCTGTGATTGTTGCAAAACTTTGTACTTGGTTATCGATTATAGAATTAATTTCATCTACTGATGCAGCATTTTCTACAGAAGTCTGAGTTACTTGATCTGTAGCACTTGAAATTTCTTCTGTTATTTGAGCTTGCTTATTTGATAGGTTAGCTGATTCTTCTGAAAACTCCTTGATTTCATAAACAGATTCTAATATTTTTTTAAACTGTTCTTTAGCTTCCTTTGCACGCTCAACAGAATTATTTGATTTAATATTGCCATCCTCTATAGCTTCAACTGCATTTTTAGATGCACCTTGTATATAATTTATTGCTTCAACAATAGATTCAACAGATGTTTTAGATTCTTCAGCCAACTTTCGAACTTCTTCTGCAACTACAGCAAAACCTCTACCCTGTTCCCCTGCTCTGGCTGCCTCAATTGAAGCATTTAAAGCAAGAAGGTTCGTTTGTTCAGCAATAGATTTAATTAAAGTTACAACATTTCCAATATCTTCACTTGATCTTCTAAGCTCTATAATTATTTCTTTGGTATTTTTATTAGATTCCATAACTAGGTTGTTAGATTCTAAAACTTCTGTTATAGACTGATCTCCTAGTCTTGTAAATTTCTCTACTTCATAACTCTTTTTAGCATTTTCATTCATTTGATCAGATATATTTTTAGCATTATGCTCTAATTCTACAATACTAGCATTTACTTCTTCTGATACACCAGCATTTGTTTGAGCAACATCCGATACTTCATTAACTTGATTGGCTATACTATTAATTCCATTGTTAACTAAATCACTTGCTCCTTGTATATCATACGTAGCAGTAGATATAAATTCAATATCTTCCTTCAATTCATTAATAAGTATTTGAATCTTTTCTATAAAGCTATTAAAAGCATTTCCCAAACTTTCAAGTTCATCTCCAGTTTTAATATCCACTCTCGAAGTAAGGTCTCCTTCTCCACTTGCTATATCCTTCATTTTAGCTAACAAATTGTTAATTGGTATGGTAATAAGTTTTTTACTAACCGCAACACTAACAAAGAAAATAGCACATCCAAAAATCAACATACTAGATTCAACTATTTTTAAAAACTTAATTTTACTATCATAATTTTTCTGATACATTGAAACAATATCATTAATATCATTTTTTAAATTCAGGGCATTATCTATAATATGGTCTCCCAACACTTGAGATATATTTCCATTTATAGCATCTTCAATCGGTGTAATATAATTATTAATACTTTTATTTACATCATTAATTTTATTTACAATATCTTCATTTGAATTTTTACTCAATCCAAGAGTTTTATCTCCATCTACAAGGCCTTTCATAATCTGCTTGTATTTTGCTAATTCCGCTGTCAATATTTGTTTTGAACTCTCTGAATTTTGTTCATTTTCCATATCATCTAAATAATCTAATGTGTACATTCCAAGTAGCATCGTTCTCATTCTCTGGCTACCCGCAAGATTTATTGCAACACCATCATTTTCTAAATCTTTTAAAGTACTAAATAAAAACATTACATTCAGAATAAACGGTATCATCAGTAGTAATAATACAAAAATAACTTTCCTTTTTATTGTTTTTAACATAATCTTGTTCCCCCCTATTTAAAAATTATATATGATTGTTTTAATTAATATGTTATTTTAAATTCTTTTCCTTATATACCCATTGATTGTTAATATATTCATATTTTTTATAAATATATATTTAAAACATTCAAATGTCATAAAAGAATTCGTCTACTCGCTAACGCGGTGACTCATGGCGCCAACAAGTCTCACGACTCTGTTGCTTAAAAATACTTGCAAATTTAACTTTTTCAATAAGTTATCCATAAAACAAAAAATAAAAACCTAAAGATTTTCATTTTTTTCTATTTTTATAGTATTCTTTTGAACTTAAATCAAACTTAATACTTTCTTAATTTCATCTTAAATTTATAGTTTTATAAAATATCAAATTTACCATTTTTCAAAAACGAATCAATCAATTCAGCAGTTTTAAATTGATAATGAATATCTTTATGTCCATATGGTAATGAGATGAAATCCTTTAATCCATCGAACTTAACAGAATTAATCCTAACTCTACCGTCATTTTCTCCAGTTAAAAATCTACCTAAAAATAGATTTTGTTTGTTTCCTGCTATTGCAGCAATTTCAATACCATGATCATCTTTGAGTTTTAAACTCTTTACATTTTCACTTTGAAGAGACTTTAAAGTTTTTAAAATTTTTGTAGCTATTTTGAGAGTACTACCAGCTATATCAGCAAGTTCACTTCCGTTATTTGGTGTTGCTATTAAAACACATTTTCCTATTTTATCTAAATACTTAGTAGTAGTTAATAAATGTCTTATAATTAATCCTCCTGTGCTATGGCCAACAAGATGTATTTTCTCATCTTCTTTTATATCTTTTATCACTTTAGAAATAATACTTTCCAATATACTAGTAGAGTGTTCAATTTCTTTAAATGTAAGGGGTAGGTCTACTAAGATCCCCTCATATCCTTTCGCTTCTAAATTTTTCTTTAAAACCTTCATATCTTTAGATTTTTTATTATATCCATGAATTAAAATGATTTTTTGTCTCATTTTTACCACCTTTACATTATCCAAATTATTATATATTTTTTATTATATCGTATTATTTATCCCAAGTGCACACGCAACTAAAAATTCAGTTAAAGTAAAAACTCCATCCGAATTAAGTTTCACTTTATGATAATACAATTTTCTGACTTCAATTTATTTTATACTAAAAAAGCACTTAGCTTATTTGCTAAATGCTCTTTATTATTCTTACTCATTTACTTTAATATTTCTTTAACCCTACCTACAATACCACTTTCAAGCATCACTTTAATGCCATGAGGATGTGTAGGTGATTTTGTAAGAATTCTTTGAACAACCCCTTCTGTTAATTTACCAGAACGCTGGTCTTGTTTTTGAACAACTCTTACCTTTATACCAGGTTTTATATCCGCTCTCTTTTCTCCATTCATATCTATCACCTCTTTAATTACAACTTAATATATGGTGATAGTATATCATATAATCTTAGATTCTTACCTTATTCCATGCTTAAAAGTTCTCTTGCTTGCTCTTTTGATATCTTCACATGATAGAATAAATCAAAAAACTTAATAGTTTCTTCTTCTAAATCTACATCAGAGTACTCTTTATAAAGCACGCTTTGTGCCCATTTTATTCCTATTATTCTATTCACAGATGAAGGTCTATCTATCCAGTTAAATGGTTTTTGAGGTATTAAAAATACATTTTTATTTTTAACAGCATCAACTTGTTTCCATACAGGATCATCAAATGAATTTGATTCAGCAAGAATGTATTGAGGATTCCATTTCACTACTTGTTCTAATGAAACTCCTGTTTTTCCATGATTATCTTTGATTTCAAAATCTGCTACATTCTTTGCTCCAACTAAATCTATTAATTGAGCGTGAAGTGAACCTACTGGATCTGTTTGAAGACCTTTTTCTCCCTGAGCATAATAAACAGTAACTTTTTCATCTTCAGGTATACTGTCTGCTATTTTTTTAGCTGATTCAATTGTTTCCTCGCAATAATTAGAAAGTTTACTTGCTTGCTCTTCACATCCCAAAAGCTTACCTACTTTTATATAGTTCTCAGCTGTTTTTTCTAAAGATCCATCAATTAAAACAATTGGAATTCCAGATTGTTTTTGAAATTTTTCTACAGCTGAAATACTTTGTTCATTAATATTACCCATTGATAAAATCAAATCTGGATTTAACTTCATTATTTCTTCAATATTGGCAGAGTTTTTGCCTTGTAAGCTACCTTCATTTGGAAGTTTTTTTAGTTTTTCATTCACAAATTCACTATCGTCAATAGAAAGCCTACTATTCCAAGCTGCAAGTTTATCAACATCAAGGGTATATAAAAATATTGCTCCAAGAGAACTTGTACAATATACTTTTTCAATTTTAGAAGGTATTTCTATCTTTCTATTAGCATCATCTACAAATGTAACAGTTTCTTTTTTTAAGTCTTCAGAAGCTTGTTTTTCTTGACTACTAGCACATGCTACTAGATTAACCATTAATAACATACATATCAAAAATATGTACAATCTTTTCATTTTTTTACCCCCCTCATACTATCTATATTTTAGGAATACAGATTCTATTGTTATCATTCGTTCTATGTATATCCACACTTACGTTGTAAATACTGTTTAAAGATTTATTAGTTATAAGTTGTTGAGGTTTTCCAAATAAAAACCCGTTACTCTTATCTAAAATCATTACTTTATCTGCATATAATAAAGCATGATTCGGATCATGAGTTGAAAAAATTATAATTTTGCCTTCTTCACTCAGTCTTTTCAAAAGATGCATCAATCTTATTTGATTTCCATAATCAAGACTAGAGCTTGGCTCATCCATTATAAGGATTTTAGATTGTTGTGCAAGTGATCGTGCTATTAATACTAATTGTTTTTGACCTCCACTTAACTTCGTATAATCTTCATTTGCAAGATGAAGTATATTAATTTGCTTTAAAGCTTCAAGTGCAACCGCTTTATCTTCTTTAGTAGGTGATGCAAAATTTCCTATATAGGCTGCTCTCCCCATCAATACTACATCTATTACTTCAAAAGAAAAAGGCGGATTATGAGCTTGTGGAACATATGCCATTTTTTTATACGTATCTTTTATTGGAATATCTGATAATTTTTGTGAATCTATGCAAATTTCACCCTTAATAGGTTTTAGTATCCCGAGTATAGTTTTTAAAAAAGTTGTTTTTCCAACTCCATTTGCCCCCAAAAGGCAAATTAACTGATTCGTTTTTATTTCAAAATTCACATTTTCCCAAATAGGTTTATTTTCATATCCAAAACTAAGATTGCAAACTTCAAACATTAACTCCACCCTTTTCTGCCTTTTATTAATAGGTATGCAAAAAATGGTATTCCAAAAAGAGATGTTATTATTCCGAGTGGTATTTCAAAAGCTACCGCAGATCTCGCTATATCATCAACTATCAACAAATAAACTCCACCTATCATTATGCTAAAAGGTATTACAAGTTTATAGTTGCTTCCAACCATTATTCTTACCATATGTGGAACTACTAAGCCGACCCAACCTATCACACCTGCGAAAGATACAACACAAGAACTCAAAAGTGTAGCACATATTATTATGATTCGTCTTAAAAACTTCGTATTTACTCCAAGAGCTATTGCTTCTTCTTCAGGCAAAGCCAATATATTCATTTTCCATCTTAACAATATCAAAGGAATCATTGCCAGCGTTAATATAGATCCAAGAGGAATCAAATCATTCAAGCTGATATTTCCTAATCCACCCATAAGCCAAAATGTTATTGTTGGCAATTTTTCATAAGGATCACAGACGTATTTTATTAATGATACAAGAGCTGAAAACAGACCTTGAACTAGCATTCCCGATAATACCAAGCTTAAACTCGGATCATGTCTAGGAATATTTCGACTCATCATAAGAGTCATAAAAACAGCCAATAACCCAAAACAAAAAGCTGTTAATTGTATATATTGTATTTTAAAAGAAAACAAAATAGCTAGTGCAACTCCAAAACTTGCTCCAGAAGCTGCTCCAAGTATGTTTGGAGACACTAGAGGATTCTTAAATATACCTTGAAAACAAGCACCACTACAAGCAAGTGCCGATCCTATAAGAAATGCAGCCAAAACTCTTGGCAACCTAAGCTGCAAAAATACACTCATAGCCTTAATATCATTATTCAAAATATCATTGATCGATATAGGATATCTTCCTATTCCCAATGAAAAAATAAAACTTACAAATATTATAATAATAGTTATACAAATATGCTTACATTTCATCGCGTTCAAACCTTATTATATGCTTCAATATTTGATTTGGAATATCGTCTCTATTTTCTAAAGTCAATTCCAGAACAAGTACATCATCTCTTGATTTTATGTAGTTTATAAATTCACCATTAAACTTTTTTAAAACTCCAATTACTATGTTAGAACTATCTAGTGAATCTATTACACTCTGCTTGAATTTTAGTGCGTTTTCTTCTAGAAAACCTATCTCATCCATAATTATTATATTTTCACTAGATATAGCTTTTTTAAGGATTTCACATCCATGATTTTCAAATCCTTCAATATTAGCTACTGGTTTTGAATTTGACTTTGAGTAAGCTATCAAACAGTTAAATATAGGGTTTTCAATATCACATATATAAAATTCTTTACTATCTGTCATAAATTTTTTTCCTACTTTAAAACCAGAAACTTGTTTGTCTATTAAACCAATAGTTTTCTTAAGTGCTGTGGTTTTTCCATAACCTCTAGGCGCTGTTATAAATATGTTTTTCATGCCGACTCCTTAGTACTCTATATTTTTAATATCTTTCATATGATTTAAACTTCCATTATTCTTTATTAAAGCTATTTCACTTAAAATTCCAAGCGCTATTTCTTCAGGTTTTTCAGATGCTATATCAATTCCTATAGGTGCATATACTTTTTGAATTTGATCACGTGAAATCCCTTTTTCTATCAAACCTTTTAATATGTGAGATACTTTTCCCTTGCTTCCTATCATTCCTATATATCCAGCATCTGAGTTTATTACGCTTTCAAGTACCAAAGTATCATTCTTATGATTACTTCCAACTATAACAATATAAGTGTTTTTATTTATATTGTATTGTTTTAAAACTTCATCAGCTTTTCCAACTATCAACTCATTCGCATAGCAAAAATGTTCTTTATTTACAAGTTCTTCACGCTCATCTATTACTACAGTATGAAGATTAATCATACTTGAAAGTTTGTGAAGATGTAGAGCTATATGACCTGCTCCTGCTATTATTAATTTGTGACTTGGAACAAAAATCTTAATAAAACCTTTGATCTCACCGCCACATTCTGTATCTAACTCACCTTTATCATCAATCTTATATGTAAACTCTGTGTTCTCGCATTTTTCTATGTACTCTAAAGATTTTTTTATTACTTCATATTCAAGTTTTCCACCACCTATAGTTCCATAAGTAGAGCCATCTTCAAATATAGCCATAAAAGCTCCTTTTCTACCAGGTGTTGAACCACATATACTTGTTAATGTGGTCATAGCCACTTTTTCTCCAAGTTCTATTTTTTCATAAATTTTTTTAAGTATTAATTTTTCCATATCAAAACCAACCTTTTTTATGATTTTATCCGGAAGCTAAAAGTTCTACAACTTCATCTTTTCAAGGCTGCAGTTAAGAACTTAACAGCTTCTGGATTAGCTTAGCTAAAAATTCAAATGGATTAAAAACCTATCTGAATTAAGTTTCGCTTTATAATTCTACCATAAAGCTATCATATTATTGCTAAACATTCAAGTTATTGTAAAATGTTCAAAAATTAAAAATAAATACATCAATTTCCCAATACAAAAAACGTTAAGCCTTTATATCTAAAAAGATATAAAGGCTTAACGTTTTGATTAACTTTATCTAAGTTAAATTCAGATTTACTTATTATTAATTGTAATTACACCAGTTTCATCCATAGATGCATCAACTTTTAAAATATCTGATACAAATTTAAATGGCACATAAGTTGTAGAATCTTTAATTTCTGGAGCTGCTCCTAATGATATTGGAGCCATTTTTGCAAAGAAATACTTATCTTCGCCTGGCTTAACACTTGTGTACTGAGCTCCTTTTTTTATTTCTATTGATCTATTCTCTTCAATCCATTTAACTTCATATCCTAATTTTTCAGAAACAAGTCTTAGTGGTACCATAATAGTTCCATCTTCTTTTTGATACACATTAGTTTTAATTCCTTCATTATTTATAACAAGTACAAAGTGAAATCCTCCTATAGAATCTTGTGGTATCTCTATTTTGAATTCAGGAATTCCTGTAGCTCCAGGAGCTATTTCATATTTATCAAATACTATTACTACATTTCCATTTTCATAGTAAAATTTTTGATTACCTGAAATTCCTTTAAACCCTTCGATTCCATTAAAGTACATATCCTTATCTTGTTCTATTTGCTTTTTGATTTGATCATCTGCTATTTCTTTATATTTTTCTCCAAGTAAATCTTTAAGAGTTAATTCCTCTGCCTTATCTTTATTTGAAATATTATAAAAATCTATTTCAGGGTTTCCAGTTCCACCATTATTAAAAGCTTTGATAACTTCTAAAGAAACTATTGAGTTATCTATTCCCGAATTGTCTTTTAACTCAAATTGTACTGTAACTGTATTAGGTCTTACTTCCCAACCATTTTTCTTACAGTCCTCAGCGAATTCTTTAGATTCTTTTTCTGCTTCATTTATGTATGCCATGGCCTCTTTCATTATATTCTCATTCAAACTCAACTGATATGCCTCGTCTTTTAATCCTTTTAACTGAGGTATTCTAGCATTTACAATTAAGTATTCACTTTCTGTTTTTATTTCTTTAACATCAACTTTAAAAGTTTGAGCACTTATCGGAACAGCTATCGATTCACCTTCCATAAGCATTATTCTTGGTTGTGTAGAATCTATTTTTGAATAATTCACATTTGGATCATACATTGCATGAGAAGCTGTAACCCCTCCTAATAATATACAACTTGCTAATCCCAAAGTAACAATTTTTTTCATTTTCATAATTAAATGCCTCCTAAATTTTAGTTCTATACTTATTAGACGTTTAATTAATATAAAAAGTTTACTATTTTTCAAAAAATCTCACATAAAAAAATTTTTTCATATAAAAAAAATTATAAATGAGTTATTATATATAGTGGGCTGTTAAATATAGGAACTTATTAAATTTAGAAGGGGGTTAATTCATATGTCAAAACAATTAAAAGCAGATCTATCATTATTAATTGTAACATTATCATGGGGAGCATCTTTTATACTTACTAAAAATTCGCTTAACGCACTAGAGACGTACAATTTTCTTGCTATAAGATTCTTCATAGCATTTGCACTTTCTTCTTTACTATTTTACAAAAATATGAAGAGAATTAATAAAGCCACTTTGAAATATGGAACAATTATAGGAATTATCCTATTTAGTGCATTTGCTTTCGAAACAGTAGGTCTTAATTATACTACTGCTTCAAAATCAGCATTTATAACTGGGTTTTCAGTAGTTTTAGTTCCTATGCTATCAGCAGTCTTACTAAAAAAAGCACCTCAAAAGCAGGCAGTTGTAGGAGCTTGTATAGCATTTATAGGCTTGGCTCTATTATCTTTAAATGGGAGCTTAGCAATTAATATAGGAGATTTTTATACGTTAATAGCTTCTTTTGGTTTTGCTTTCCATATTATTTTTATAGATAAATATATAGCTAAAATCGATTCCATAGCTTTAGCTATAATACAAATAGGTGTAGTGGCAATTTTAAGTTTTTTTACATCTCTTGCAATAGAAACTCCTATTATTCCTTCAGGTGAAGTTTTATGGGTTAATATTTTTATTCTAAGTATTGTATGTACTTCAGGAGCTTTTATTATTCAAAATGCAGCTCAAAAATATACAACACCTACTCATACAGCATTAATTTACACAACCGAACCAGTTTTTGCAGCAACGTTTGGTTATTTTATGGCTGGAGAAATTTTAAGCCTAAGAGGATTTTTAGGAGCTATTTTAATATTATTTGGAATGTTAGTAGCTGAAATAGATATCAAATCATTATTCAATAAAAAAGATCCAAAAAATAAAGATTTCAAAAAAGCAGTATAAAAATCGCAGATTATAAAATTATTTACTAAATAATCTTTGGGTTATCAAAAACTACATATAGCTTAAATCTGAACTTACAAAATAAACTGACATTAAAATTTTAGCTAATAATTTAAATATTTTTTGTATAAAATTTGAATTACAGCGTTTGAATATTCGTTAAGAAAGTTCTTTGTTTGACCGATAGGGAGTTTAGAACTTTTAGGATATTCAATAAGATGAAATTCTTAGTTTTATTAAAAATATTTACCTCATTAGCGGTATTTTAGTGTCAGTTTATTTTTGTATTAAACTTATTAAATTTTTTAGTTTCTAAAACTCCATTACCTAAATGAAGATAATTCAAATCTAGCTTTTTTAATAATATCTATATACCCATTCAAAAGATAATACTCTTTAACCAATTTAGAATAGTCAAATTGTATACTGTGATATTTTTTATTAAGCTCATCATATATATTATTAAGTTTTTCTGCTGCAAAACTTAAACCAACTTCTGCCGATCTATTGGCTAATGCTTTTACATCATTAACTATATTTTCATTTAAAGATCCTGCTCCACTTAAAAAAATCCCCTCTAGAAGCTCCTCTATATCTTCAATCAAGTATTTTATGCTATCACAAGAATTTATCTTCATTTTTTTCACTCCATTTTTATTAATCTAGTGTCAAATTTACAATATCACCATTTGAGTTGTACATTGTAATAGGATCAACTACATATTCACTATCAATTCTATATACCTTACCTAGAATCATATTTCCTAACATATCGTCTTTTTCTAATTTTTCTAGTTTTCTTATTACAGATTTAGTATTATGATCAAATCTAACTGTAATAAAAATCTCATTATTATTTTTATCATGAATAGGAATTCTAAAAATTTGATTAATATTATCAAAATCACTTTTTCCCCATGAACTTATTTTAACTAAAACTATATTAAAATTCTCATCTTTTTCAATAAGCTTATATTTAAAACCATCTTTTAATTTCTCAATCATCAATTCCCAATCATCATAGAGCTTGTCTTTAAAATCCATTTTGTTTATATCAGTTTTTCCTATAATATCTCCACTAATTTCACTAGATGATGATATTCTATAATTTCTATTTATCTTACAATTATTAAACTTAATCTTCATCCTACAAACATCTTTCATCAATGCATCTAAATTCCATGGACAACTGCTTCTATACATATAATCTATATCTATCTTTGACCCTTCATAATAATTAGGCTTCATAGATGTAAAAGTCATCCATAATTTTCTTTTCTCATTAAAAAAATAATACGTTATGCCCTCATACCCTGAATCAGATTTCCAAGCTTTTGCTCCCATACCAACTAACTCAATTAAACTGATTTCTGTATAAGAGGTTTTATGCTCACCTATAAGATCCTGACATAAAGCTTTTGAATTGCATTTTAAAATAGTTTGAGCAATAATGTATATTCTAGTCATTAATTTTATAACCGCTCTTTTAGAAAAGGACGCCTGCTTATTAAAGTATTTTATAAGATGACTACTTAGACTTCTCAATAATTTTTCAAGCCTTGGCAAATCAGCACTATGACAAAGTACAGCTGTAGCCTCAATTCTATTAATTATACTTTCTGGAATTTTAGCAAGTCCTAATATAGTTATTTCTTCAATAAGATTTTTTACTTCATCCAAAGCTTCTTTTGAGATTTTTACATCTACAGCTTCATTAATATCATTCATATCTAAAATGTTTTTATATAACTTATAACAAATAATAGCCTCTGCTCTATGTACGCAAAATTCTTTTTTCTTACAAGTACATGTAGATTTATCTATAGATGAATTTTGGGTAAAACGCACTCTGATATTTGAATCCTTAAAATCAACTACTAGAAAATTTTCTTCTTTTATTTCAATATCTCTTCCAAAATTCAATCTAAATATAATATCCTTAAAATTCTTTGAAGACATTTCCTTCTTAATATCTTCAATACTATAGTTTAAAACCCATGAAAAATCTTTAGGTTGCTCATCCTCATTACCTTCAGGAACAATCTCTTGACCAAAAATACTATCAATATTTTGTTTAATATAAAGTATACTTATCAAGACATGCTTACATATACTTCTCGATGAACACCTACATTTATAATTTAATATCTCATCTGTAAGTTCACATGTAGTTTCATCTGATAACTTACAAATAACTTTATTATCCTGAAATTCAACATCAACTTCAATACCCTTATCTATTTCTTTTAATGCTCTTTTGTACAGCCCTTTATTAGCTGCATCAATAAGATAAACTTCATCACAAGAATCTATAAAATTTTTGAATTTTCCTATGAAATTATACTTGCTATCCAATTTGCTAATCCTCCTGGTGTTAATGCAGCAACCTCTGCTCCCATATTTGTAAGAGTTTGAGCTACATTTTTATCATATGATGGTACTGATTCTGAATCTAATGAAGTTAATATTATTAGTTTTGCACCCGTATCCATAATATCTTTAGCTCTTCTATACATAGTACTGATTCTTCCACCTTCATATAGATCAGTAACCATCACAACCATAGTCCTATATGGATTTTGAATCAAGCTGCTACAATACTGTAGTGCCTTAGCTATATTTGTTCCTCCTCCAAGTTGAACACTCATAAGTGTTTGAACTGGATCATCTATATAGCTTGATAAATCAACAACTTCTGTATCAAATATAACTAAATTAGTCTTTAGCATAGGTAGTTTTGCAAAAATACCTGCCATAACAGCACTATGTATAACTGAATCTAACATACTTCCACTCTCATCTACAGCTATAATAACATTCCATTTATTATATGATTTAACTCTTCTATTAAAGTAAACTTGGTTTATTATTAACTGATTTGTATCTATATCAAAATTTTTAAGATTTCTATTGATAGTCTTCTTAAAATCCATATTTCTAATTGACTTAACATAACCTCTGTTACTTCTATCTATTTTCCCCATTATACTCATCTTCACATCATTCTCAAGCTGTTTTGTTATCTCATCAACAACCTTTTTAA is drawn from Tepidibacter hydrothermalis and contains these coding sequences:
- a CDS encoding FecCD family ABC transporter permease; this encodes MKCKHICITIIIIFVSFIFSLGIGRYPISINDILNNDIKAMSVFLQLRLPRVLAAFLIGSALACSGACFQGIFKNPLVSPNILGAASGASFGVALAILFSFKIQYIQLTAFCFGLLAVFMTLMMSRNIPRHDPSLSLVLSGMLVQGLFSALVSLIKYVCDPYEKLPTITFWLMGGLGNISLNDLIPLGSILTLAMIPLILLRWKMNILALPEEEAIALGVNTKFLRRIIIICATLLSSCVVSFAGVIGWVGLVVPHMVRIMVGSNYKLVIPFSIMIGGVYLLIVDDIARSAVAFEIPLGIITSLFGIPFFAYLLIKGRKGWS
- a CDS encoding nucleoside-triphosphatase gives rise to the protein MKNIFITAPRGYGKTTALKKTIGLIDKQVSGFKVGKKFMTDSKEFYICDIENPIFNCLIAYSKSNSKPVANIEGFENHGCEILKKAISSENIIIMDEIGFLEENALKFKQSVIDSLDSSNIVIGVLKKFNGEFINYIKSRDDVLVLELTLENRDDIPNQILKHIIRFERDEM
- a CDS encoding XdhC family protein, with translation MEKLILKKIYEKIELGEKVAMTTLTSICGSTPGRKGAFMAIFEDGSTYGTIGGGKLEYEVIKKSLEYIEKCENTEFTYKIDDKGELDTECGGEIKGFIKIFVPSHKLIIAGAGHIALHLHKLSSMINLHTVVIDEREELVNKEHFCYANELIVGKADEVLKQYNINKNTYIVIVGSNHKNDTLVLESVINSDAGYIGMIGSKGKVSHILKGLIEKGISRDQIQKVYAPIGIDIASEKPEEIALGILSEIALIKNNGSLNHMKDIKNIEY
- a CDS encoding stalk domain-containing protein, with protein sequence MKMKKIVTLGLASCILLGGVTASHAMYDPNVNYSKIDSTQPRIMLMEGESIAVPISAQTFKVDVKEIKTESEYLIVNARIPQLKGLKDEAYQLSLNENIMKEAMAYINEAEKESKEFAEDCKKNGWEVRPNTVTVQFELKDNSGIDNSIVSLEVIKAFNNGGTGNPEIDFYNISNKDKAEELTLKDLLGEKYKEIADDQIKKQIEQDKDMYFNGIEGFKGISGNQKFYYENGNVVIVFDKYEIAPGATGIPEFKIEIPQDSIGGFHFVLVINNEGIKTNVYQKEDGTIMVPLRLVSEKLGYEVKWIEENRSIEIKKGAQYTSVKPGEDKYFFAKMAPISLGAAPEIKDSTTYVPFKFVSDILKVDASMDETGVITINNK
- a CDS encoding DMT family transporter; translation: MSKQLKADLSLLIVTLSWGASFILTKNSLNALETYNFLAIRFFIAFALSSLLFYKNMKRINKATLKYGTIIGIILFSAFAFETVGLNYTTASKSAFITGFSVVLVPMLSAVLLKKAPQKQAVVGACIAFIGLALLSLNGSLAINIGDFYTLIASFGFAFHIIFIDKYIAKIDSIALAIIQIGVVAILSFFTSLAIETPIIPSGEVLWVNIFILSIVCTSGAFIIQNAAQKYTTPTHTALIYTTEPVFAATFGYFMAGEILSLRGFLGAILILFGMLVAEIDIKSLFNKKDPKNKDFKKAV
- a CDS encoding VWA domain-containing protein, whose translation is MDKDLETLNRWRLVLGKFSEQSFDFGKGEFKYREVDDVLDFLYGREYGENQGVRKGGKESSILNVPRWITKIRELFPKETVEILEKHALNKYGLVELLNDKEVLEKLEPNIDLLKSIIQMKHMMKGEVLESARKIVKKVVDEITKQLENDVKMSIMGKIDRSNRGYVKSIRNMDFKKTINRNLKNFDIDTNQLIINQVYFNRRVKSYNKWNVIIAVDESGSMLDSVIHSAVMAGIFAKLPMLKTNLVIFDTEVVDLSSYIDDPVQTLMSVQLGGGTNIAKALQYCSSLIQNPYRTMVVMVTDLYEGGRISTMYRRAKDIMDTGAKLIILTSLDSESVPSYDKNVAQTLTNMGAEVAALTPGGLANWIASIIS